In Acidianus brierleyi, one genomic interval encodes:
- a CDS encoding radical SAM/SPASM domain-containing protein, with the protein MNRDLKAIRWFFRTQILKDPFNPGYATFKVTSKCNLRCTFCNPEYYNGELGVENTDTIKRIIDNLRDSSVVVLSFEGGEPTTRSDILDLLQYAHDGSFYVMLTTNGYKLNDENFLSKLSDKIDFLHYSIDEYHWNVKALENLCKFRNYGLKVNVQTVVTRYNLYKLEDKIRKVRECNYKILVLPAVDYPNAKVKLAPDNMELYKVLSELKKKYSSTLNNSWGFINALIGKVPKRLVSYAITIYPNGDLPYPDDMNGEIVGNLSQEKLDKILSSQKVKELRQKMLENQARFEYLHLQTASFNSISDLASYAAEMVKWRFTGRA; encoded by the coding sequence ATGAACAGAGACCTTAAAGCAATTAGATGGTTTTTTAGAACTCAGATACTTAAAGACCCCTTTAACCCAGGTTACGCTACTTTTAAAGTGACATCAAAGTGCAATCTACGTTGTACTTTCTGTAATCCTGAATATTATAATGGAGAATTAGGTGTAGAGAACACGGATACAATTAAGAGAATTATAGATAATTTAAGAGACTCATCAGTTGTTGTATTATCATTTGAAGGTGGAGAACCAACTACTAGGAGCGACATTCTTGATTTACTCCAATATGCGCATGACGGATCGTTTTATGTTATGTTAACTACCAACGGATATAAACTGAACGATGAAAATTTTCTCTCTAAACTTTCGGATAAAATAGACTTTTTACATTACTCTATTGACGAATACCATTGGAATGTTAAAGCTTTAGAAAATTTATGTAAATTTAGAAACTATGGCTTAAAGGTTAATGTACAAACTGTAGTTACTAGATATAATTTATATAAACTAGAAGACAAAATAAGGAAAGTTAGAGAATGTAACTATAAAATCCTAGTTTTGCCTGCAGTAGATTATCCAAATGCTAAAGTAAAGCTTGCCCCAGATAACATGGAGCTTTATAAAGTTTTATCAGAATTAAAGAAGAAATATTCATCAACGTTAAATAATTCTTGGGGATTCATAAATGCATTAATAGGTAAAGTTCCAAAAAGGTTAGTAAGTTATGCTATAACTATATATCCTAATGGCGATCTTCCATATCCTGACGATATGAATGGAGAAATAGTGGGAAATCTATCTCAAGAAAAGCTTGATAAAATACTCTCCTCTCAAAAAGTTAAGGAGTTAAGACAAAAAATGTTAGAAAATCAAGCTAGATTCGAATATCTTCATTTACAAACTGCATCTTTTAATAGCATATCCGATCTAGCAAGTTACGCTGCAGAAATGGTAAAGTGGAGATTTACAGGAAGAGCTTAG
- a CDS encoding methyltransferase domain-containing protein has protein sequence MELDYDNFVLGNLEEVYGKNLNSFLDSIKKPNSRLYLRVNTLKTTTNEILERLPCFRRDEDFEEAIYTEIKGPNKIELHNTVVVVDKKTAESVMMGADVYKPGVKSIKGKGKEVSVVSDNGILVGEGILCNSDIVVNITKSLYDSVKIGELNEIEDGLLYSQGKASMYVARIVDPQPNETIVDMTASPGGKLTHVYQLEPRARIIGLDHTHKKIEKMRNLLNKLGVNAELYVKDSRYADEIGLKNVDKVIIDPPCSALGIRPKIYDKKTKDDILNFYVYQKQFLNSAYKILKDGGYVIYSTCTVTTWENEKVIEDPRFEVEFSIRFHPNIHDMTGFFIAKLKKK, from the coding sequence ATGGAGTTAGACTATGATAATTTCGTTTTAGGTAATCTAGAAGAAGTATATGGTAAAAACCTTAATTCGTTCTTAGATTCTATAAAAAAGCCGAATTCTAGACTCTATCTGAGAGTAAATACATTAAAAACAACAACAAACGAGATTTTAGAGAGACTTCCGTGCTTTAGGCGAGATGAAGATTTTGAAGAAGCAATTTATACTGAGATCAAAGGACCTAACAAGATAGAATTACATAATACAGTAGTTGTAGTTGATAAAAAAACAGCCGAAAGTGTAATGATGGGTGCAGATGTATATAAACCTGGCGTTAAGAGTATAAAAGGTAAGGGAAAAGAAGTATCAGTGGTAAGTGATAATGGAATTTTGGTTGGAGAAGGAATTCTATGTAATTCTGATATAGTTGTTAATATTACTAAATCATTATATGATTCCGTAAAAATAGGAGAATTGAACGAAATTGAAGATGGGTTACTTTATTCTCAAGGTAAAGCCTCTATGTATGTTGCCAGAATAGTAGATCCTCAACCTAACGAGACCATAGTAGATATGACAGCATCCCCTGGAGGAAAACTAACTCATGTTTATCAGCTGGAGCCTAGAGCTAGAATAATAGGTCTTGATCACACACATAAAAAAATAGAAAAAATGAGAAATCTTCTAAATAAACTTGGAGTTAATGCTGAATTATATGTAAAAGACTCTAGATATGCAGACGAAATAGGATTAAAAAACGTAGATAAAGTTATAATTGATCCTCCGTGTTCAGCATTAGGAATAAGACCAAAAATTTACGATAAGAAAACTAAAGATGATATTTTGAATTTTTATGTTTATCAAAAACAATTTCTAAACTCAGCGTATAAGATTTTGAAAGATGGTGGATATGTAATATACTCTACATGTACTGTAACAACATGGGAAAACGAGAAAGTAATAGAAGATCCACGATTTGAAGTAGAATTTTCTATAAGATTTCATCCAAATATTCATGATATGACTGGATTTTTTATAGCTAAATTAAAGAAAAAATAA
- the glmS gene encoding glutamine--fructose-6-phosphate transaminase (isomerizing) encodes MCGIIGIIAKDKSQHLASITYECLQRLEYRGYDSVGIASLGKKGIEVRKAKGSVEEVVKKFNALSMTGEIFLGHTRWATHGEPSDYNAHPHMDCSNSIAVVHNGTIRNFMELKEELESLGHKFKSETDTEVIPHLIEEFKKRGMSTFSAFKSAINTIKGTYAVLALIKDDYKIYFAKKFNPLVIGIGDKANFISSDIPSFLPYTKTIITIQNDDIGYLSSNEVYIENNDIPVNVSERIRQIDWDASAASKEGFEYYMLKEIYETPEVVMDTLYGLKNDANIDKIIDKINSSKRIIVVAAGTSYHAGLYFSLLLQRNGYTTIPVVASEYYNIKTGPDDSVIAISQSGETMDVIMAIRKFKENNSSIISLTNVIESAISRESDFKIYTRAGPEIGVAATKTFTTQIAALTFIWSKIVDKKINFESIGDVIRSSLDKSGEARRIGEELAQKENAYYLGRGISLPLAMEGSLKIKEIAYLHAEAYPAGESKHGPIALISNGFPVVFVNTGEFTEELQSNVQEMKARGALTYGISINSTLNTHKEILLKVSDENLAVFALSPIIQLIAYYAALARGNNPDRPRNLAKTVTVE; translated from the coding sequence ATGTGCGGAATAATAGGAATAATAGCCAAGGATAAATCTCAACATTTAGCTTCTATAACTTACGAATGCTTACAAAGGCTAGAGTATAGGGGTTATGATAGCGTAGGTATAGCATCATTAGGAAAGAAGGGAATAGAGGTAAGAAAAGCAAAAGGTTCTGTTGAAGAAGTTGTAAAGAAATTTAATGCACTATCAATGACTGGAGAAATATTTTTAGGTCATACAAGATGGGCAACTCATGGAGAGCCTTCAGATTACAACGCTCATCCTCATATGGATTGCAGTAACTCGATTGCCGTGGTACATAATGGCACTATAAGAAATTTTATGGAATTAAAAGAAGAATTGGAATCGTTAGGTCATAAGTTTAAGAGTGAGACTGACACTGAAGTTATACCTCATTTAATAGAGGAATTCAAAAAAAGAGGTATGAGCACATTTTCGGCGTTTAAATCTGCTATAAATACAATAAAAGGAACGTATGCAGTATTGGCCTTAATTAAGGATGATTATAAGATATATTTTGCAAAAAAATTTAATCCCCTTGTTATAGGTATCGGCGACAAGGCAAACTTTATCTCAAGTGATATACCTAGTTTTCTTCCATATACAAAAACTATAATAACAATACAAAACGACGATATAGGTTATTTATCATCAAACGAAGTATATATAGAGAATAATGATATACCAGTAAATGTAAGTGAAAGAATTAGGCAAATAGACTGGGACGCATCTGCTGCTTCTAAAGAAGGATTCGAGTATTACATGTTAAAGGAAATTTACGAAACTCCTGAAGTAGTGATGGATACACTATATGGACTAAAAAACGACGCAAATATCGATAAAATAATTGATAAAATAAATTCTTCTAAAAGAATAATAGTAGTTGCTGCTGGTACTAGTTATCATGCAGGCCTCTATTTTTCTCTATTATTGCAAAGAAATGGATATACTACAATTCCTGTTGTAGCGTCAGAATACTATAATATAAAAACAGGGCCTGATGATTCGGTTATAGCTATAAGTCAAAGCGGAGAAACAATGGATGTTATTATGGCCATCAGAAAATTTAAAGAAAATAATAGCTCTATAATTTCTTTAACTAATGTAATAGAAAGTGCTATATCTAGGGAAAGTGATTTCAAAATATATACTAGAGCAGGACCAGAAATAGGTGTAGCTGCAACTAAAACTTTCACTACACAAATTGCAGCATTAACTTTCATTTGGAGTAAGATAGTTGATAAAAAGATAAACTTTGAAAGCATAGGAGACGTCATAAGAAGCTCTTTAGATAAAAGCGGTGAAGCTAGAAGAATTGGAGAGGAACTAGCACAGAAAGAAAACGCGTACTACTTGGGTAGAGGAATTTCTTTACCGTTAGCAATGGAGGGATCCCTTAAAATAAAGGAAATAGCATATTTGCACGCCGAAGCTTATCCAGCAGGTGAAAGTAAACATGGTCCCATCGCTCTCATAAGTAATGGGTTTCCTGTAGTCTTCGTAAATACTGGAGAATTTACAGAAGAATTGCAGAGTAACGTTCAGGAAATGAAAGCTAGAGGAGCCCTTACTTATGGAATAAGCATAAACAGTACTCTTAATACGCATAAGGAAATTTTACTTAAAGTAAGTGACGAAAATTTAGCTGTTTTCGCTTTATCTCCAATAATTCAACTTATAGCTTACTATGCAGCATTAGCAAGAGGAAATAATCCTGATAGACCAAGAAACTTAGCTAAAACGGTGACTGTAGAATGA
- a CDS encoding ornithine cyclodeaminase family protein — translation MIFIDKEKLDEILTPDRAVNAVREAFVLFSQGKVNQPIRQSFIIKGNWWGVMPSYTDFSFVVKIVNVINKNKEKGLPPVQAAVILLSPDNGEPLAYIDGTYLTAIRTSAASVLSTEISYGKKVGTLGIIGAGLEAEYHAKTALRYLSVSRLLISARKRHVDLAKKVGGEAVDLDTLLKESDVIFSTTSSTTPVVYGDKLKEDFHLVSIGAFTPDAREVDDSTIRKIKTYIVDSLDAVSKESGDYIQPKESGLLKNKNILEIGNIISNKIKIERPSIFKSVGISAQDNLSAYYAYKYSL, via the coding sequence ATGATTTTCATAGATAAGGAAAAATTAGACGAGATATTGACACCAGATAGAGCAGTTAATGCAGTAAGAGAAGCTTTCGTACTTTTCTCTCAAGGTAAAGTAAATCAACCAATAAGGCAATCCTTTATTATTAAAGGAAATTGGTGGGGGGTAATGCCCTCATATACCGATTTTTCTTTTGTAGTAAAAATAGTGAATGTTATAAATAAAAATAAAGAAAAAGGATTACCGCCAGTTCAGGCCGCAGTTATTCTCTTATCGCCTGATAATGGTGAACCTTTAGCCTATATCGATGGCACATATTTAACTGCAATAAGAACTTCTGCTGCTAGTGTATTATCAACAGAGATTTCTTATGGGAAAAAAGTTGGCACTTTAGGAATAATAGGTGCTGGTCTAGAGGCAGAATATCATGCAAAAACTGCCTTGAGATATCTTTCTGTTTCTAGATTACTTATTTCTGCTAGGAAAAGGCACGTGGATTTAGCTAAAAAAGTAGGAGGGGAAGCAGTAGATTTAGACACTTTGCTAAAAGAATCTGATGTTATTTTTTCTACTACATCATCAACAACACCGGTTGTATATGGAGACAAGCTGAAAGAAGATTTTCATTTAGTAAGTATAGGTGCTTTTACTCCAGATGCTAGAGAAGTGGACGACAGCACAATAAGGAAAATTAAAACATATATTGTAGACTCATTGGACGCTGTTTCAAAAGAAAGCGGAGATTATATTCAGCCAAAAGAAAGCGGACTGCTTAAGAACAAAAATATTTTAGAAATAGGAAATATCATATCAAATAAAATAAAAATTGAGAGACCATCAATTTTCAAATCCGTAGGAATATCTGCGCAGGACAACTTATCAGCATATTATGCATATAAGTATTCACTTTGA
- a CDS encoding sugar phosphate nucleotidyltransferase, translated as MKAVILAGGSGEGLSPFTQKEQKESISILGRSIISYTLEGLKKAGIKEAIVIVNEKQKQIEESISTDISIEFVRQKRNGISGAALDGMEKAGDDEILLAFGDIIASSDFYISLMNVYALGAKAVFSLVPVYEGMQTYGLAKIKNDRIEIVKEGSTLALAGAYILPYGDFNNLLEYFTKLAPISKFFVWSGNWIDIGYPEDLLNAIELLLRNSRTIISNSANISKTALIGSNVVIDDNAVVEDYAIIKGPTYIGKNAYIGSYSLIRDFSSIEEKSSIGAYCEVSHSLIEPYSDIGSKSYVTYSIIGKRAKIGASVITSNYPANIIRGKVNKLGALISPEETISHGSVLPPNYRK; from the coding sequence ATGAAAGCTGTAATATTAGCAGGTGGCAGTGGAGAAGGACTTTCTCCCTTCACTCAAAAGGAACAAAAGGAATCAATATCAATTCTTGGTAGATCCATAATTTCTTATACATTAGAAGGTCTCAAGAAAGCTGGAATTAAAGAGGCTATAGTTATAGTTAATGAAAAACAAAAACAAATAGAGGAAAGTATAAGTACTGATATTTCTATAGAATTTGTAAGACAAAAAAGAAACGGGATATCTGGTGCAGCTCTTGATGGGATGGAAAAAGCTGGGGATGATGAAATATTATTGGCATTTGGAGATATAATAGCTTCTAGTGATTTTTATATTAGTCTAATGAATGTTTATGCTTTAGGCGCAAAAGCCGTTTTCTCGTTAGTTCCTGTCTATGAAGGAATGCAAACTTATGGTTTAGCTAAAATAAAAAACGATAGAATTGAAATTGTAAAAGAAGGATCTACATTAGCGTTAGCTGGGGCTTATATACTCCCATACGGTGATTTTAATAATTTACTGGAATATTTTACTAAACTAGCTCCTATTTCAAAATTCTTCGTATGGTCTGGAAATTGGATTGATATAGGATATCCTGAAGATCTTTTAAATGCTATAGAACTTCTTCTTAGAAATTCAAGGACTATAATTTCGAATTCAGCTAATATTTCTAAGACTGCATTAATTGGAAGTAATGTCGTAATAGATGATAATGCAGTAGTAGAAGACTACGCAATAATCAAAGGCCCCACATATATAGGTAAAAATGCGTATATAGGATCCTATTCATTAATTAGAGATTTTTCTTCTATCGAAGAGAAATCTAGTATAGGAGCATATTGCGAAGTCTCTCATTCTCTAATAGAACCGTATTCTGATATAGGCTCTAAATCATATGTTACCTACTCTATCATAGGTAAAAGAGCAAAAATCGGCGCTTCAGTAATAACGTCAAATTATCCAGCTAACATTATAAGAGGAAAAGTAAACAAATTAGGGGCATTAATTTCACCCGAAGAAACAATATCTCATGGATCTGTATTACCCCCAAATTATAGAAAATAA
- a CDS encoding gamma carbonic anhydrase family protein: MPIEEYLGKKPKVSNKAYIHDTAYIIGDVEIGDLSSVWHYVVIRGDNDSIYIGKESNIQENSSVHTDPGYKIEIGDRVTIGHNAIIHGAKISSHVIVGMGAILLNGSKIGEYSIVGAGSVVTQGSEIPPYSVAVGIPAKVVRRLKENEIKMIDDNAEEYLNHTRKFLSGRL, from the coding sequence ATGCCAATAGAAGAGTACTTAGGTAAAAAACCTAAAGTATCTAATAAGGCATACATACATGATACTGCATATATAATAGGTGATGTGGAGATAGGGGATTTATCTAGTGTCTGGCATTATGTCGTTATAAGGGGAGATAATGATTCAATATATATAGGAAAAGAGAGCAATATTCAAGAGAACTCTTCAGTTCATACAGACCCTGGATATAAGATCGAAATAGGCGACAGAGTAACTATTGGACATAATGCTATAATTCATGGAGCTAAAATATCCTCTCATGTAATAGTTGGAATGGGAGCAATACTTCTTAACGGTTCAAAGATAGGTGAATATTCAATAGTAGGTGCGGGATCAGTAGTAACTCAAGGTAGTGAAATTCCCCCATATAGTGTCGCAGTAGGTATACCAGCTAAAGTTGTGAGAAGATTAAAGGAGAATGAAATTAAAATGATAGATGACAATGCTGAAGAATATTTAAATCACACAAGGAAATTTTTAAGTGGTAGATTATGA
- a CDS encoding cob(I)yrinic acid a,c-diamide adenosyltransferase: protein MKWYTGTGDSGKTNVPSKGNVWKFDEIVDALGDLDELNASLGISVSLYPEIKDVIEDIQNDIFSISSEISGFKMNFSNEKVRKIEEEIEKIDKEIDPLHNFVLPGGHIASSYLHLSRAICRRAERKVVKLMTEGISNDIHVKYLNRLSTLLFVLALWINKKTGNKNVIWKSK from the coding sequence ATGAAGTGGTATACAGGTACTGGAGATTCAGGAAAAACTAATGTGCCTTCTAAGGGAAACGTATGGAAATTTGATGAAATAGTAGATGCTCTAGGCGATTTGGACGAGCTTAATGCCTCTTTAGGAATTTCAGTCTCCCTTTATCCAGAGATAAAAGATGTAATAGAAGATATACAAAACGATATATTTTCCATTTCATCAGAAATTTCTGGTTTTAAGATGAATTTCTCTAACGAAAAAGTTAGAAAAATTGAAGAGGAAATAGAAAAGATTGATAAGGAAATAGATCCTTTACATAATTTTGTTTTACCTGGTGGACATATAGCATCATCTTATCTTCATCTATCGCGAGCAATATGCAGAAGAGCTGAAAGAAAAGTAGTAAAATTAATGACAGAAGGTATTTCGAATGATATTCACGTAAAATATCTTAATAGACTTTCTACTCTTCTTTTTGTTTTAGCGTTATGGATAAATAAAAAAACTGGCAATAAAAATGTAATATGGAAGTCAAAGTGA
- the mvk gene encoding mevalonate kinase: protein MIIAEVPLKLTLFGEHAVVYEQPALAMAISEKMIIKVKSNEKMIIKSNSLSIKGIKVDLNDLKLESEETGKILSYVIGALSYFKEKKNALIEIESPVDPSVGLGTSAAVIVGIVSAYSRFLGYELTNEEIAKISHNIELSIQGIGSRMDTYTTALGGLIYFPKDGGYEILDQNLELTAGYIKRVTTTKDILKYVRNMKEKNFEIFNDIINTIGKITDKAKNLIKDGNEEELGNLMYINHGLLMSLGVTYPLVDNLVSTAKNLGIRGCKISGGGGGGAIICTNDVKAEILLNTIGARIINCKKSEHGVMIKEIN from the coding sequence ATGATAATAGCTGAAGTCCCTCTTAAACTTACATTATTTGGAGAACATGCAGTAGTTTATGAACAACCTGCATTAGCCATGGCAATTTCTGAAAAAATGATTATAAAGGTAAAAAGTAATGAGAAAATGATTATAAAATCAAACTCTCTTTCTATAAAGGGAATAAAGGTAGACCTTAATGATCTTAAGTTAGAAAGTGAAGAGACTGGTAAAATTCTATCCTATGTGATAGGCGCTTTAAGTTATTTCAAGGAAAAGAAAAATGCATTAATTGAAATAGAGTCTCCAGTAGATCCTTCGGTAGGTTTAGGTACTAGTGCTGCTGTTATTGTAGGAATAGTTTCTGCATATTCAAGATTTTTAGGTTACGAATTAACAAACGAGGAAATTGCAAAAATATCTCATAATATAGAGTTATCTATACAAGGTATTGGTAGTAGGATGGATACGTATACAACCGCATTAGGAGGTCTAATTTACTTTCCTAAAGATGGAGGATACGAAATTTTAGATCAAAATTTGGAGTTAACGGCTGGATACATAAAAAGAGTAACTACGACTAAAGACATTTTGAAATATGTTAGAAATATGAAAGAGAAAAACTTTGAAATATTTAATGATATAATAAACACTATAGGCAAAATCACTGATAAAGCTAAAAATTTGATAAAAGATGGAAACGAAGAAGAGTTAGGAAACTTGATGTATATAAATCATGGTCTTTTAATGTCATTAGGAGTTACATATCCATTAGTTGATAATTTAGTTTCCACCGCAAAAAACTTGGGAATAAGGGGATGTAAGATAAGTGGTGGTGGTGGTGGAGGTGCTATTATTTGTACCAACGATGTGAAAGCTGAAATTCTTTTAAATACAATAGGAGCTAGAATTATAAATTGTAAAAAATCAGAGCATGGAGTTATGATAAAAGAAATAAATTAG
- a CDS encoding threonyl-tRNA synthetase editing domain-containing protein — protein sequence MILLFIHAESFSFKVKEKAVKSAEEDFLDYLKKDNTLVVFTTVEKNDNDEIINKALDNILDIFTKVKASSVVIYPYAHLSSDLADPKNAVTILKKLEDNLKNKLEVYRAPFGWYKAFSISCYGHPLSELSRRIRNEKDIQKAQEMSLCEKFGFPYSPKASFMKNAVIKFLENSINPKGTIIGSKDVPKGYLSIVYSKPEGRILPCVNEDPIIELYYNGLKLDYPKSFNDSKNTLIIWDDNRVNIGNLIYYILLKSKEMQTPSLPLWMSPIHVRILPVSEDYIQKALDYAEILKNKGVRVEVDNNNDSLGNKIRRAGSDWIPFIAVFGEREYKTGTLTVRIRGKSEQKSLSLDELVSIIMEEDKILLKQNTPIKMKDDNS from the coding sequence ATGATACTGCTTTTTATTCATGCAGAAAGCTTCTCATTTAAGGTTAAGGAAAAGGCTGTAAAAAGCGCAGAAGAAGATTTCCTAGATTACTTGAAAAAGGATAATACACTAGTTGTTTTTACTACTGTAGAAAAGAATGATAATGATGAAATAATAAATAAGGCTTTGGATAATATTTTGGATATTTTTACAAAAGTTAAGGCTTCCAGCGTAGTAATCTATCCTTATGCTCATTTATCTAGTGATTTAGCCGATCCTAAAAATGCCGTAACTATTCTGAAAAAATTGGAAGATAATTTGAAAAATAAGTTAGAAGTATATAGAGCTCCTTTTGGATGGTATAAGGCTTTCTCTATATCATGTTATGGCCATCCATTAAGTGAGTTATCTAGGAGAATAAGGAACGAAAAGGATATTCAGAAGGCTCAAGAGATGAGTTTATGTGAAAAATTCGGTTTTCCTTATTCCCCGAAAGCATCGTTTATGAAAAATGCTGTAATAAAATTCTTGGAAAACTCGATAAATCCTAAAGGTACCATAATAGGAAGTAAGGATGTACCAAAGGGTTATTTATCTATCGTTTATTCTAAACCTGAAGGACGTATTTTGCCCTGTGTTAATGAAGATCCTATAATCGAATTATATTATAATGGACTTAAATTAGATTATCCTAAATCTTTTAACGATTCTAAGAACACGCTTATAATTTGGGATGATAATAGAGTTAATATTGGAAATCTTATTTATTATATTTTATTAAAGTCTAAGGAAATGCAAACTCCTAGTCTTCCTCTTTGGATGTCGCCCATTCATGTTAGGATCTTACCAGTTAGTGAGGACTATATTCAGAAGGCTTTAGATTATGCAGAAATACTGAAAAATAAGGGAGTAAGAGTTGAGGTTGATAACAATAACGATAGTCTTGGAAACAAGATTAGGAGAGCAGGAAGTGATTGGATTCCTTTCATAGCAGTTTTTGGTGAAAGAGAATACAAGACTGGGACTTTGACAGTGAGAATAAGAGGAAAGAGCGAACAAAAGAGTTTGAGTTTAGATGAATTAGTTTCAATTATAATGGAAGAAGATAAAATTCTTTTGAAACAAAATACGCCAATAAAGATGAAAGATGATAATAGCTGA
- the xerA gene encoding site-specific tyrosine recombinase/integron integrase: MRLELGSPPEDGDLYNAFINALYAAGAGKGTIKMYSVAIREFLEFVKKDPRKVTSDDINRWIIELSSKAKDNRSRSVTMRYYVIAVRRFLKWLGINVKPVMPRAKRKEIKALSEEEIQKILASARTLRDKLIIKLLTETGMRANELLNINISDIDFNRKMIRLRVTKNGEERVVFFTDDTLDLMKKYLKIHDGEKLFQMTYPALYKAIRRLGEKVGINGLRPHMLRHSFATNAIRKGIPLPAVQRILGHKDIKTTQIYTHLILDDLEKAYREAFG, translated from the coding sequence GTGAGATTAGAATTAGGTTCTCCTCCTGAAGATGGAGACCTATATAATGCATTTATTAATGCGCTTTATGCAGCAGGAGCAGGAAAAGGAACTATAAAAATGTACAGCGTAGCTATTAGGGAATTTCTTGAATTTGTAAAAAAAGATCCTAGGAAAGTAACTTCAGATGATATAAACAGATGGATAATTGAATTATCTAGTAAAGCCAAGGACAATAGATCTAGAAGCGTGACAATGCGATATTATGTAATAGCAGTAAGAAGATTCTTAAAATGGCTAGGTATAAACGTTAAGCCCGTAATGCCTAGGGCTAAAAGAAAGGAAATCAAAGCTCTAAGTGAAGAAGAAATACAGAAAATTTTAGCTAGTGCTAGAACCCTTAGAGACAAGCTTATTATAAAACTTTTAACAGAAACTGGAATGAGGGCAAATGAGCTTCTTAATATTAATATTAGCGATATTGATTTTAACAGAAAAATGATAAGATTGAGAGTTACAAAGAATGGAGAAGAAAGAGTAGTTTTCTTCACAGACGATACTTTAGATCTAATGAAGAAATATTTGAAAATTCATGATGGAGAAAAATTATTTCAAATGACTTATCCAGCTCTTTATAAGGCAATAAGAAGATTAGGAGAAAAGGTAGGTATTAATGGGCTAAGACCACATATGCTAAGACATTCTTTTGCTACTAATGCTATAAGAAAAGGAATTCCTCTTCCTGCAGTTCAAAGAATTTTGGGACATAAAGATATAAAAACAACTCAAATTTACACTCATCTAATTCTTGATGATTTAGAAAAAGCATATAGAGAGGCTTTTGGCTAA
- a CDS encoding MBL fold metallo-hydrolase, which translates to MKVHKPFVLYEDGDHKFVWLGLDESEHEKGILTNQYLVVDGDKGALLDAGGYFVFERVYENVKEFIKPENVVALLFSHQDPDVIGSLNLWLDVAPNATIYASVLWERFLPHLGFEAGGRITDIPDEGMEIKINKDSLNAIPAHFMHSPGNFHYYDPVSKIYFSGDLGAAVFPEGKWYLMVEDFQEHAKYMEPFHRRYLASRKAIDLWLKRVKNLDIKMIVPQHGSIFDGENVKKFIEWVNSLDKVGLDLME; encoded by the coding sequence ATGAAAGTTCATAAACCGTTTGTTTTATACGAAGATGGAGATCATAAGTTTGTATGGCTAGGTCTTGACGAATCTGAACATGAAAAAGGAATACTAACAAATCAGTATCTTGTAGTAGATGGAGATAAAGGAGCTCTATTAGACGCTGGAGGTTACTTTGTATTCGAAAGAGTTTACGAAAATGTAAAAGAATTCATAAAACCAGAAAATGTAGTTGCATTGTTATTTTCTCATCAGGATCCAGACGTTATAGGATCATTGAACTTATGGTTAGATGTAGCACCTAATGCCACAATTTATGCATCAGTATTGTGGGAAAGATTTCTTCCACATTTAGGCTTTGAAGCTGGAGGAAGAATAACAGATATCCCAGATGAAGGAATGGAAATAAAGATAAATAAAGATTCGTTAAATGCGATTCCTGCTCACTTCATGCATTCACCTGGAAATTTCCATTATTATGATCCAGTATCTAAAATTTATTTCTCTGGAGATTTAGGTGCTGCCGTTTTCCCTGAAGGAAAATGGTATCTAATGGTAGAAGATTTCCAAGAACATGCAAAATATATGGAACCTTTCCATAGGAGATACTTAGCTTCAAGAAAGGCAATAGACTTATGGCTGAAGAGAGTTAAAAATCTTGATATAAAAATGATAGTCCCTCAACACGGTTCAATTTTTGATGGAGAAAATGTAAAAAAATTCATTGAATGGGTAAATAGTCTAGATAAGGTAGGATTAGATTTAATGGAATAG